The following coding sequences lie in one Metallumcola ferriviriculae genomic window:
- a CDS encoding initiation-control protein YabA, with protein sequence MKLTEQLLAAEEKLKELLDDVQNLKMQVYAMEEQNESLRRKLYQRKDTGEGFDNLVRLYEESFHVCPAHFGSYRSAGEDCLFCLSFLKRAGDGGQSHG encoded by the coding sequence ATGAAACTAACAGAACAACTATTGGCAGCGGAAGAAAAATTAAAAGAGTTGTTAGATGATGTGCAAAATCTTAAAATGCAGGTTTATGCCATGGAAGAACAGAATGAAAGCTTGCGTCGTAAGCTCTACCAGCGTAAAGACACCGGCGAGGGCTTTGATAATTTGGTGCGCCTTTATGAAGAAAGTTTTCATGTTTGCCCGGCACACTTTGGCAGCTACCGAAGTGCCGGCGAAGACTGTTTATTTTGTTTGAGCTTTCTTAAAAGGGCAGGAGATGGCGGACAGAGTCATGGGTAA
- a CDS encoding PSP1 domain-containing protein codes for MINVVGVRFKNAGKIYYFDPGETTPNLGDNVIVETSRGVEFGEVVVAPKQVSEDEIVSPLKRVVRMATIEDQNKVGENLEKETEAFNICLQKIEKHGLPMKLVDVEYTFDVSKIIFYFTADGRVDFRELVRDLASVFRTRIELRQIGVRDEAKLIGGIGSCGRVLCCKAFLGDFDPVSIRMAKDQNLSLNPNKISGICGRLMCCLKYEADTYKKARHLFPDQGDTVSTPEGKGRVINTNVLKETVLVQLEDGSEIMEYTLEDVKKEKKK; via the coding sequence GTGATAAATGTGGTGGGAGTTCGCTTTAAAAATGCGGGTAAAATATATTACTTTGATCCGGGTGAGACCACCCCTAACCTGGGTGATAATGTAATAGTGGAAACCTCCAGAGGTGTGGAATTCGGTGAGGTAGTGGTGGCACCAAAACAGGTGAGTGAAGATGAAATAGTCAGCCCTCTTAAAAGAGTAGTGCGTATGGCTACTATTGAAGACCAGAACAAAGTGGGGGAAAACCTAGAAAAAGAGACAGAGGCATTTAATATTTGTTTGCAAAAGATTGAGAAACATGGCTTACCGATGAAGCTGGTGGATGTAGAGTATACATTTGATGTAAGCAAGATTATTTTTTATTTTACCGCGGATGGCAGGGTGGATTTTCGTGAATTGGTAAGGGACTTGGCGTCTGTTTTTCGTACCCGTATTGAATTGAGGCAAATTGGGGTTCGGGATGAGGCTAAGCTAATTGGCGGTATTGGCTCATGTGGGCGAGTGCTATGCTGCAAGGCCTTTTTGGGTGACTTTGACCCGGTATCTATTCGTATGGCTAAAGATCAGAATTTATCCCTTAACCCCAATAAAATATCCGGGATTTGCGGTCGGTTGATGTGCTGTCTGAAATATGAAGCGGACACTTACAAAAAGGCGCGTCATCTTTTCCCTGACCAAGGAGACACCGTATCTACTCCTGAAGGAAAAGGAAGGGTAATTAATACAAATGTTCTCAAGGAAACGGTTTTGGTACAGTTGGAAGACGGTAGTGAAATCATGGAGTACACCTTAGAAGATGTAAAAAAAGAAAAGAAGAAGTAA
- a CDS encoding transposase — MYSVKFKQLSLSDIYDGCLDFVDKDKPRFLALLEEHIQLSEYISLSFYQAFYKHFGRKRKFKLESFLYALIIQRIFSIPTDALLIIFLNFSKEIREFCGFSKVPDASKFTRFKQDFSKHLQTLFDNLVDQTEPICEQINSELASYLVFDTSGVEAYVTENNPKFINRLIKQLKSQYKGNSSVDPYKMAYGIMPSCASSNPNVKQLYINGHFCYVYKFGMLTNGLGIVRNISFFDEDFINAHPEIPIEKKSDSPDEDKSLSDSKALKPVLRDFFKTHTHFKPSTFIGDAAFDTNDSYNFLLKDCHFLKTVIPLNERGSKNLPEPGFNESGQPLCPLDSSLPMKYEGKAPLRSGVVRDKWVCPKMKWKGSKRITLCEHPCSDSPSGRMFYTYPEKDLRLYPGIIRDTPEWIDIYKNRCVIEQTIQHFKSNFGVANRKTTNALTIKADLLLAGITQLLTVILADKLHKHELIRSLKPLLA; from the coding sequence ATCTATTCTGTGAAATTTAAACAATTATCCCTATCTGATATTTATGACGGTTGTCTTGATTTCGTTGATAAGGATAAACCTCGGTTTCTAGCGCTTCTTGAAGAGCATATTCAACTTTCAGAGTATATTTCGCTGAGTTTCTATCAGGCTTTTTACAAGCACTTTGGTCGCAAACGAAAATTTAAGCTTGAGTCTTTTCTTTATGCACTCATCATTCAGAGAATCTTTTCTATTCCTACAGATGCGCTTCTGATTATTTTTTTGAATTTTTCCAAGGAAATCCGTGAATTCTGTGGTTTTTCTAAAGTACCTGATGCATCAAAATTTACACGATTTAAGCAAGATTTTTCTAAACATCTTCAAACACTTTTTGATAACCTTGTTGATCAAACTGAACCTATTTGTGAGCAAATTAACTCAGAACTTGCTTCATATCTCGTCTTTGATACCTCTGGCGTTGAAGCTTACGTTACTGAGAATAATCCTAAGTTTATCAATCGCTTAATCAAGCAGCTTAAGTCTCAATACAAAGGCAACTCTTCTGTTGACCCATACAAAATGGCATACGGCATTATGCCTTCCTGCGCATCATCAAATCCAAATGTCAAACAGCTTTACATCAATGGCCATTTTTGCTATGTCTATAAATTTGGTATGCTCACAAATGGCCTTGGTATAGTCAGAAATATTTCCTTTTTTGATGAAGACTTTATAAATGCACACCCTGAAATCCCAATAGAGAAAAAGTCTGATTCCCCTGATGAAGATAAATCCTTATCCGATTCTAAAGCACTTAAACCTGTTCTGCGCGACTTTTTTAAAACACATACTCATTTTAAACCCAGCACGTTTATTGGCGATGCTGCTTTTGATACAAACGATTCCTATAACTTTTTATTGAAGGATTGTCACTTTTTAAAAACAGTCATTCCTCTGAACGAACGAGGTTCTAAGAACCTCCCTGAACCCGGGTTCAACGAATCTGGACAACCTCTGTGTCCGTTAGATTCTTCTTTACCCATGAAATATGAAGGTAAAGCGCCCTTAAGGAGTGGCGTTGTTAGAGATAAATGGGTTTGCCCAAAAATGAAGTGGAAAGGTTCTAAACGCATTACTTTATGTGAACATCCTTGCTCCGACTCTCCTTCTGGTAGAATGTTTTATACCTATCCTGAAAAAGACTTAAGACTTTATCCTGGCATTATTAGAGACACCCCTGAATGGATTGATATCTACAAAAATCGTTGCGTTATTGAGCAAACCATTCAACACTTTAAATCCAATTTTGGCGTCGCCAACAGAAAAACTACAAATGCTTTAACCATTAAGGCTGACTTACTCCTTGCAGGAATTACTCAACTGCTTACCGTTATTCTTGCAGACAAACTCCATAAACACGAACTCATCAGAAGCCTTAAACCTCTTTTGGCTTAG
- the holB gene encoding DNA polymerase III subunit delta' → MSIFEPIDTHIDVWNKLKKAITAGRMAHAYIFQGAEGSGRESVARAFAATVNCLNPDHDGTACGQCVSCRKIHHNNHPNIYYIEPDGASIKLHQFKELKRELSLRQVENGCQVIIIRQAEKMTGEAANSILKILEEPPAQTVFILIVKNISAIKTTILSRCQKVSFQTASLEDTYKLLIEETGYSMSEVKLAMQIGGEGVERARQLLEGKLFELRGKVLDKVKRVDSMHQAELMTVAEEWSGEFAWEIIQVLILWYRDLLVWREAGTDNLIINMDRMEQIKQDTTPDGDMRGIIDIILEAQWALSVNANKKLTMQDMLLKWSKVYR, encoded by the coding sequence ATGTCAATATTTGAACCGATAGATACTCATATAGATGTGTGGAATAAGCTTAAAAAGGCGATAACGGCTGGGAGAATGGCCCATGCATATATTTTTCAAGGGGCTGAAGGGTCCGGCCGGGAGTCAGTGGCCAGGGCCTTTGCGGCTACAGTTAATTGCTTAAATCCTGATCATGACGGAACAGCGTGTGGGCAATGCGTATCATGTAGAAAAATACATCACAATAATCACCCAAACATTTATTATATCGAACCTGATGGTGCTTCGATTAAACTGCATCAGTTTAAAGAGCTAAAACGGGAATTATCACTCCGTCAGGTTGAAAACGGGTGCCAAGTAATTATAATCCGACAAGCTGAAAAGATGACTGGCGAGGCGGCAAACAGTATTCTAAAGATTTTAGAGGAACCACCAGCCCAAACGGTATTTATTTTGATTGTGAAGAATATTTCCGCCATAAAGACAACAATTCTATCACGTTGCCAAAAGGTTTCTTTTCAAACGGCCTCCTTGGAAGATACGTATAAACTGTTGATTGAAGAGACTGGTTATAGTATGTCAGAGGTAAAACTGGCGATGCAAATTGGCGGAGAGGGCGTAGAAAGGGCACGGCAGCTTTTAGAGGGAAAATTGTTTGAGCTTCGGGGCAAGGTATTGGACAAGGTTAAGCGGGTTGACTCTATGCACCAGGCTGAACTAATGACGGTGGCAGAGGAGTGGTCGGGCGAATTTGCCTGGGAGATAATACAGGTTTTGATATTGTGGTATCGAGACCTATTGGTATGGCGTGAAGCGGGAACGGATAACCTAATAATTAATATGGATAGAATGGAACAGATAAAGCAAGATACTACTCCGGACGGAGATATGCGAGGAATTATTGATATTATCTTAGAAGCTCAATGGGCACTAAGCGTTAATGCAAATAAAAAATTAACCATGCAGGACATGTTGCTAAAATGGTCAAAGGTTTATAGATAA
- the tmk gene encoding dTMP kinase, translated as MKGIFISFEGPDGGGKTTQITKTAAKLREMGRDVVVTREPGGTDLGESIREILLDPGQKDVSDRAEVLLYAASRAQHVFQVIGPAIKAGKVVLCDRFVDSSIAYQGFGRGLDLDFISSVNLQATEGTVPQLTLLLDIPAEQGLVRAKGTGRPDRMEKEAIKFHREVRQGYLWLKEQHPHRFRLIDATNAPEQVFNKVWAEVAKVLGGFNHEVSSGGGAG; from the coding sequence ATGAAAGGCATATTTATTTCTTTTGAAGGACCTGATGGTGGGGGTAAAACTACCCAAATAACAAAGACGGCGGCTAAGCTAAGGGAAATGGGCCGGGATGTGGTTGTTACTAGAGAACCTGGGGGGACTGACTTGGGAGAATCAATACGGGAGATTCTGTTGGATCCCGGCCAGAAAGATGTGTCCGACCGTGCTGAGGTACTGTTATACGCTGCTTCCAGGGCACAGCATGTTTTCCAGGTCATTGGCCCGGCAATTAAAGCTGGAAAGGTAGTATTATGCGACCGGTTTGTGGATTCTAGCATTGCCTATCAAGGATTTGGGCGGGGATTAGACTTGGATTTTATTAGTTCAGTTAACTTACAGGCAACTGAGGGGACTGTGCCCCAGCTAACACTACTGCTGGATATTCCGGCAGAACAAGGATTAGTGAGGGCTAAGGGTACAGGGCGACCGGACCGAATGGAAAAAGAGGCCATAAAATTTCATCGGGAAGTACGTCAGGGATATTTATGGCTGAAAGAACAACATCCCCATCGTTTTCGCTTAATTGATGCTACCAATGCACCGGAACAAGTTTTTAATAAAGTCTGGGCGGAAGTTGCTAAGGTATTGGGAGGTTTCAACCATGAAGTTAGCAGTGGCGGTGGCGCAGGATAA
- a CDS encoding aminotransferase class I/II-fold pyridoxal phosphate-dependent enzyme: MAETNNTPLLQALAQYLSKDMYPLHTPGHKQGRYVWPIIKELTKDLLAIDLTELPGLDDLHNPQQAIAASQQQAAVLFGADRTFYLVQGATSGIQAGMLALGSPGKEFVLPRNAHRSAYAGMVMGNFKPRYLSPVMDEEWGFPLGVPTAQYEVLDKPTPVLLLNPSYEGVAPPMEQQVKMLHGKGMSVLVDEAHGSHFIFNGLLPPSAVAMGADIVIHGSHKTLPTMTQTAMAHVKQPIAERLRMFLDILQTTSPSYVLLASLDGVQGYLAKDGCEDWARAVTLAEILRRDISNLKEFQLLEDEYVRNKGMGELDKTRVVFRAGNKIDGFTLARMLREEKLEAEMCGWRHVVLIINPAEDETTIAFISQRLRRVANRIGINSARDASFNVPLIGQTAAFSDWDVVLNPRQAAFASSRMAALKETVGEITAEAVVPYPPGIPLLWPGERITQEVLERIVTLKRLGAHFQGIHDCDLNKIAIISEVKEC; this comes from the coding sequence ATGGCAGAAACGAATAATACACCGCTGCTGCAGGCATTGGCGCAATATTTGAGCAAGGATATGTATCCACTCCATACACCTGGGCATAAACAGGGTCGATATGTTTGGCCGATAATAAAAGAATTAACAAAAGATTTGTTGGCAATAGATTTAACGGAACTTCCTGGATTGGACGATCTACACAATCCCCAGCAGGCAATAGCTGCAAGTCAACAACAGGCAGCTGTGTTATTCGGCGCTGACCGTACTTTTTATTTGGTACAGGGTGCTACCAGTGGAATTCAAGCTGGGATGCTGGCTCTGGGCTCACCCGGAAAGGAGTTTGTTTTACCCAGAAATGCCCATCGTAGTGCTTATGCAGGAATGGTGATGGGGAATTTTAAGCCACGCTATCTAAGTCCTGTGATGGATGAGGAATGGGGTTTTCCTCTGGGCGTACCCACAGCTCAATATGAAGTATTGGACAAGCCAACACCAGTTTTGTTGCTTAACCCTAGCTACGAGGGAGTAGCACCGCCAATGGAACAGCAGGTAAAAATGCTGCATGGGAAAGGGATGTCAGTACTAGTGGACGAGGCACACGGCAGTCACTTTATTTTCAATGGCTTGCTTCCGCCCTCGGCAGTTGCTATGGGAGCGGATATTGTCATTCATGGAAGCCATAAGACTTTACCAACAATGACTCAGACCGCTATGGCCCATGTCAAGCAACCGATAGCAGAAAGACTAAGGATGTTTCTAGATATACTGCAAACCACCAGTCCTTCTTATGTATTATTGGCGTCTTTAGACGGGGTTCAAGGATATTTAGCTAAGGATGGTTGTGAGGATTGGGCACGGGCTGTAACTTTGGCGGAGATTTTGAGGCGGGATATTTCGAATTTAAAGGAATTTCAGCTGTTGGAAGATGAATATGTCAGGAATAAGGGCATGGGCGAATTGGATAAAACCCGGGTTGTGTTTCGTGCCGGCAATAAAATTGATGGTTTCACTTTGGCCCGAATGTTGCGAGAGGAAAAATTGGAAGCGGAAATGTGTGGTTGGCGGCATGTGGTTTTGATTATAAATCCGGCAGAGGACGAAACCACCATAGCATTTATTAGTCAGAGATTACGCCGCGTAGCAAACCGGATAGGAATAAATAGCGCAAGGGATGCTTCATTCAATGTACCTTTAATTGGTCAAACGGCGGCTTTTTCTGATTGGGATGTGGTGCTTAATCCCAGACAAGCGGCTTTCGCCAGCAGCAGGATGGCAGCACTGAAGGAGACTGTGGGGGAAATCACCGCGGAAGCAGTGGTCCCTTATCCACCGGGGATACCTTTGCTGTGGCCTGGTGAGCGCATCACCCAAGAGGTGCTGGAACGGATAGTAACTTTAAAAAGGTTGGGGGCACATTTTCAAGGTATACATGACTGTGATTTAAATAAAATCGCCATTATAAGTGAGGTTAAGGAGTGCTGA
- the ltrA gene encoding group II intron reverse transcriptase/maturase, whose translation MKKWYSLIDKIYRKENLELAFKHVKRNKGAPGIDGETVSDFAAKLELNIEFLHERLKTKSFEPSPVRRVEIEKPEGGVRLLGIPTVKDRVVQQAIVNIIEPIFDKTFHPSSYGYRPNHSQHQAVAKAERFMNKYGLEHVVDMDLSKCFDTLDHEIMIKAVSEQISDGQVLDLIRNFLKSGVMHSDNFSKTEVGSPQGGVCSPLLSNIYLNQFDQKMMKKGIRIVRYADDILIFAKDKKTAGDYRAYATKVLEEELKLKINKEKTKLTSVHEGVEFLGFVIRRKTLGVNPKRIKRFKDKVRRITRRNSGRKLENIIKELNPVLRGWMNYYRVANIKEFTRNFMGWLRRRLRMVKMKQWKTCKAMDKEMRKLGIKGNGLKMAVTKWKNSNVHIIHQILPNQYFENLGLIDMHQYEVGLLSNHY comes from the coding sequence ATGAAGAAATGGTACAGCCTTATCGATAAAATATATCGAAAAGAAAATTTAGAACTAGCCTTTAAGCACGTAAAGAGAAACAAAGGAGCCCCTGGGATAGATGGGGAAACCGTTTCTGATTTTGCGGCTAAACTAGAGCTAAATATTGAGTTTCTTCATGAAAGACTGAAAACCAAAAGCTTCGAACCCAGTCCAGTTAGGAGAGTAGAAATCGAGAAGCCAGAAGGTGGCGTAAGATTACTAGGCATTCCTACCGTAAAGGACAGGGTGGTGCAGCAGGCCATTGTAAATATTATAGAGCCAATCTTTGATAAAACATTTCATCCATCAAGCTATGGATATCGACCTAATCATTCACAACACCAAGCAGTAGCCAAAGCAGAACGCTTTATGAATAAGTATGGTTTAGAGCATGTGGTAGATATGGACCTAAGTAAATGTTTTGATACCCTTGACCATGAAATCATGATAAAAGCAGTATCAGAACAAATAAGTGACGGGCAAGTATTAGACCTGATTAGAAACTTTCTAAAATCAGGCGTAATGCACAGTGATAACTTCTCAAAGACAGAAGTCGGAAGCCCGCAAGGCGGCGTCTGTTCACCATTACTTAGTAATATCTACCTCAATCAGTTTGACCAAAAGATGATGAAAAAGGGCATAAGGATAGTACGTTACGCTGACGATATTCTTATCTTTGCAAAAGATAAGAAAACAGCAGGTGACTATAGAGCCTATGCCACAAAAGTCTTAGAAGAAGAACTGAAGCTAAAGATAAACAAAGAGAAAACCAAACTTACAAGCGTGCATGAAGGTGTTGAATTTTTAGGATTTGTAATTCGGAGGAAAACACTTGGAGTCAATCCGAAAAGGATAAAACGCTTCAAAGATAAAGTGAGAAGAATTACAAGGAGAAATTCAGGGAGAAAGCTTGAAAACATAATCAAAGAGCTAAATCCAGTGTTAAGAGGATGGATGAATTACTATCGAGTAGCGAACATTAAGGAATTTACACGAAACTTTATGGGTTGGCTACGCAGAAGATTAAGAATGGTGAAAATGAAGCAATGGAAAACCTGCAAGGCAATGGATAAAGAGATGAGAAAGCTAGGTATCAAAGGAAATGGATTAAAAATGGCTGTGACAAAATGGAAAAATTCTAATGTTCACATCATACATCAGATACTGCCAAATCAATACTTTGAGAATCTAGGTCTTATCGATATGCACCAATACGAAGTTGGGTTGTTGTCGAATCATTATTAA
- a CDS encoding sigma factor G inhibitor Gin produces the protein MAQVLPHCIVCGETPIYGFKDGIFIKRRFICSSCETIIIGMHSGDQYYNDVINSIKKIWA, from the coding sequence ATGGCACAAGTATTGCCCCATTGTATAGTTTGTGGCGAGACGCCAATTTATGGATTTAAGGATGGTATTTTTATAAAGAGGCGCTTTATTTGCAGTAGCTGCGAAACTATAATAATAGGCATGCATAGTGGTGACCAATATTATAATGATGTAATAAACAGCATAAAGAAGATTTGGGCATGA
- a CDS encoding polysaccharide deacetylase family protein, producing MIFILGGRKGKLAGVLLFACVMLLFTIFFTDFSGFIAATGSNELRPIYKVGITEKKVAISFDACWGAEYTDDILAKLDEYNIKTTFFLVNIWLKDYPDVAKEIVKQGHEIGLHSTTHPHFSKLSEEDIKKELKDNHEMIAEITGFQPTVFRPPFGDYNSRLIEISNSLGYDVIQWDVDSLDWKDLSAEEIYDRVIKRVEPGSIVLFHNNGKHTAEALEPIIKTLKAQDFEIVPVSKLLLPGEYYVDHQGTQKAK from the coding sequence ATGATATTTATTTTAGGGGGAAGAAAGGGCAAGCTGGCGGGAGTATTGTTGTTTGCTTGTGTAATGCTACTATTCACTATATTTTTTACCGATTTTTCAGGTTTCATAGCCGCTACTGGTTCCAATGAACTTAGACCGATATATAAGGTGGGTATTACTGAAAAGAAGGTAGCCATTTCTTTTGATGCATGCTGGGGTGCCGAATATACTGATGATATTTTAGCCAAGCTAGATGAGTATAATATCAAGACGACTTTTTTTCTGGTAAACATTTGGCTTAAGGATTATCCTGACGTTGCTAAAGAAATAGTAAAGCAAGGGCATGAGATCGGGTTACATTCCACCACACATCCACATTTTTCTAAACTAAGTGAGGAGGATATTAAAAAGGAACTTAAAGATAATCATGAAATGATTGCGGAGATAACGGGGTTTCAACCCACAGTATTTAGGCCGCCCTTTGGTGATTATAATAGCAGGTTGATTGAAATCAGCAATTCGCTAGGTTACGATGTGATTCAGTGGGATGTAGATTCCCTAGATTGGAAAGACCTAAGTGCAGAAGAAATCTATGATAGAGTCATTAAAAGAGTTGAACCTGGCTCCATTGTGCTTTTTCACAACAACGGGAAACACACAGCAGAAGCGTTGGAGCCTATTATTAAAACGTTGAAGGCACAAGATTTTGAAATTGTACCGGTGTCTAAATTGTTATTGCCAGGAGAATACTATGTGGACCATCAAGGAACTCAGAAGGCCAAATAA
- a CDS encoding DMT family transporter, whose protein sequence is MKLENKGVFSVVGAAILWGMQGVLSKSVFATTMSPFSLATYKVGFAFLGLMLGILIFRPSYFKIKLKHLPLLIAYGITGVGLFNLFLLLSVKLNTVSTAITLIYTAPAFVSIFSALFLGEHFSTAKLFALISTLSGCFLVVKGYAIDWSALDWSGLGAGLAAGFTYSLYSVLGKKCVHFYSHWTVMLYGLGCGTALLAIIAPPGDFGLYPGIIWLNILFLALGTTLLANILYVLGLTLLEASKASMIATLEPVVAVLLAMLILKETLVWPQVVGFLMVMFAVFLLTLKKPDKSLLSAKKNKTEGV, encoded by the coding sequence ATGAAATTAGAAAATAAAGGTGTTTTCAGCGTTGTTGGTGCGGCCATTCTTTGGGGCATGCAGGGGGTGCTGAGTAAATCCGTTTTCGCCACTACAATGAGCCCGTTTTCATTAGCCACTTATAAAGTTGGTTTTGCTTTTTTGGGGCTGATGCTTGGGATTTTAATATTTAGGCCAAGTTATTTTAAGATAAAACTTAAACACTTACCCTTGTTAATTGCTTACGGTATTACGGGCGTTGGATTATTTAATCTCTTTTTACTTCTATCTGTAAAACTTAATACCGTATCTACTGCAATTACCTTAATATATACGGCTCCGGCTTTTGTTTCGATTTTTTCGGCCCTATTCCTGGGTGAGCACTTCTCAACAGCAAAACTTTTTGCGCTCATTTCCACATTATCGGGGTGCTTCTTGGTGGTAAAGGGCTATGCTATAGATTGGTCTGCGCTTGATTGGTCAGGACTTGGCGCTGGTTTAGCCGCCGGGTTTACCTACTCCTTATATAGTGTCTTGGGAAAAAAATGCGTTCACTTTTACAGTCACTGGACTGTTATGTTATACGGGTTAGGATGTGGCACAGCCTTACTGGCAATAATTGCACCACCTGGTGACTTTGGTCTATACCCAGGCATTATTTGGTTAAACATTTTATTCCTGGCCTTAGGTACCACTTTGCTGGCAAACATTCTCTATGTGTTGGGACTAACTTTATTAGAGGCCAGCAAGGCGAGCATGATAGCAACATTAGAACCGGTAGTAGCTGTACTTTTAGCTATGCTCATTCTCAAAGAAACCTTGGTTTGGCCCCAAGTGGTCGGCTTTCTAATGGTTATGTTCGCGGTTTTTCTATTAACACTAAAAAAACCAGATAAATCCCTGCTATCCGCAAAGAAAAATAAAACCGAGGGGGTTTAA